A single genomic interval of Parvularcula marina harbors:
- the yihA gene encoding ribosome biogenesis GTP-binding protein YihA/YsxC: MTLSDTAHKLFAGPCDFMLGVVKMEALPPSDLPEFAFAGRSNVGKSSLINALTGRNALARTSNTPGRTRELNFFNLGGVLRLVDLPGYGYARASRKDVNAWTGLTRDYLRGRPNLRRVHILIDSRHGLKPVDIETMSLLDESAVPYQIVLTKTDKIKPTEAEETRAKVAEMAKTHPAAHPEIHLTSSEKNYGIKELREEMTETAQS; the protein is encoded by the coding sequence ATGACCCTCTCTGACACCGCACACAAACTATTTGCCGGGCCATGTGATTTCATGCTCGGCGTTGTGAAGATGGAAGCCCTGCCGCCCTCTGACCTGCCTGAATTCGCCTTCGCGGGGCGGTCCAATGTCGGCAAGTCCTCCCTGATCAATGCGCTGACGGGCCGGAATGCCCTTGCCCGGACATCGAACACGCCGGGCCGGACGCGAGAGCTCAATTTCTTCAATCTCGGCGGCGTGCTGCGCCTCGTCGACCTGCCCGGCTATGGCTATGCCCGCGCCTCGCGTAAGGATGTCAATGCTTGGACAGGCCTGACCCGCGATTACTTGCGCGGTCGTCCAAACCTGCGCCGGGTGCATATCCTGATCGACAGCCGGCACGGCCTGAAACCCGTCGATATTGAGACCATGTCCCTGCTCGATGAATCCGCCGTACCCTATCAGATCGTCCTGACAAAGACGGACAAGATAAAGCCGACCGAGGCCGAGGAAACCCGTGCGAAGGTCGCCGAGATGGCCAAAACCCATCCCGCCGCCCACCCCGAGATCCATCTCACCTCCAGCGAGAAGAATTACGGGATCAAAGAGCTGCGCGAGGAGATGACCGAAACCGCCCAGAGCTGA
- a CDS encoding fatty acid desaturase CarF family protein, which produces MSPYEITIQILLGVLLADLISGIVHWFEDTYGDPNWPIIGPTVMLPNILHHEDPLKFTKAPLLKRTRGVLGVAFVVGGIFSLCGWLNVMTVTALLVGVMANEVHRWAHLKPTEVPKIVRALQQAKIIQTAQHHWAHHRNGYNTHYCSITNMLNPTLDGLRIFRIIEGIVEGLFGVSPRTDREAYTHPLLGRRWINRTRRITCAVCYSLRRRLSPRRAFLG; this is translated from the coding sequence ATGTCACCATATGAAATCACCATCCAGATCCTGCTGGGTGTGCTGCTGGCTGATCTGATCAGCGGCATCGTTCACTGGTTCGAGGATACTTATGGCGATCCGAACTGGCCGATCATCGGCCCGACGGTCATGCTGCCGAATATCCTCCATCATGAGGACCCGCTGAAATTCACTAAGGCGCCGCTTCTCAAACGCACAAGAGGCGTGCTCGGCGTCGCATTTGTCGTGGGCGGCATTTTCAGCCTGTGCGGCTGGCTCAATGTCATGACCGTCACCGCCCTTCTGGTCGGGGTCATGGCCAATGAAGTGCATCGTTGGGCGCATCTCAAACCCACCGAGGTGCCGAAGATAGTCCGTGCCCTTCAACAGGCCAAGATCATCCAGACCGCACAGCATCACTGGGCGCACCACCGCAATGGGTACAATACCCATTACTGCTCGATCACGAATATGCTGAACCCGACACTCGACGGGTTGCGCATCTTCCGCATCATTGAAGGGATTGTGGAGGGCCTGTTTGGAGTCTCGCCCCGGACGGACCGGGAGGCTTATACCCACCCGCTGCTGGGGCGGCGGTGGATCAACCGGACACGGCGCATTACCTGCGCTGTCTGTTACTCGCTCAGGCGGCGATTGTCGCCGCGGCGAGCCTTCCTCGGCTGA